In Calothrix sp. PCC 7507, one DNA window encodes the following:
- the rppB gene encoding two-component system sensor histidine kinase RppB — translation MNQNKLFRLTRIRLALYYAIVMGLILSISAFGFYRAVFHAHVVALDSEIESVAGTLHDSIELKLQSPGRLEPLAHQLFPNIDNCGTGATNCSQQQPHSKRHLLGIVTKTSYYIRFFDTSGKLVANAGYYPKGLPDVFNQKTWQFFKDSKGKNYHQITLALHTQNHQDWGYMQVGRSLEEFNHYLDSVKLILVLGLLVAMGMIAGASWWLSGLAMQPIYQSYRQIQQFTADAAHELRTPLAATGATVESALLMAQIDEEEARDILQTIQRQNQRLTGLVVDLLMLARIDRQAKKLQCEICCLTDIVSDLIEEFTAMATTAEVKLKSSIQVHEPLNIIGNSDQLYRLFSNLIVNAIQYTQKGGEVTVFLDRNDYNAVIKVQDTGIGIAKHELTRIFDRFYRVSNDRSRNTGGSGLGLAIAQAIVQAHQGRLNVQSELGKGSTFTVQLPLDVTHLKSDRSLKWSSPRKS, via the coding sequence ATGAATCAAAATAAGCTGTTTCGTCTCACCCGTATTCGGTTGGCTCTGTATTATGCCATCGTTATGGGTTTAATTTTAAGTATATCTGCTTTCGGTTTTTATCGAGCAGTGTTCCATGCCCATGTGGTGGCTTTAGATAGTGAAATTGAGTCTGTAGCGGGGACACTTCATGACAGTATCGAACTAAAACTACAGTCACCCGGACGTTTGGAACCCTTAGCACATCAGTTATTCCCAAATATAGATAACTGCGGAACTGGAGCTACTAATTGTAGTCAACAACAGCCGCATTCTAAACGCCATCTTCTTGGTATTGTGACTAAAACTAGCTACTATATACGTTTCTTTGATACTTCCGGAAAATTAGTTGCTAATGCTGGTTATTATCCCAAGGGATTACCTGATGTTTTTAATCAAAAAACTTGGCAATTTTTCAAAGATAGTAAAGGTAAAAATTATCATCAAATTACTCTAGCACTGCATACCCAAAATCATCAAGACTGGGGATATATGCAAGTAGGGCGTAGTTTAGAAGAGTTTAATCATTACTTAGATAGTGTAAAACTAATTTTGGTGTTAGGACTGCTAGTGGCAATGGGTATGATTGCTGGTGCTAGTTGGTGGCTATCAGGATTAGCTATGCAGCCAATTTATCAATCCTATCGACAAATTCAACAGTTTACGGCAGATGCAGCACATGAATTAAGAACGCCTTTAGCCGCAACAGGTGCAACTGTAGAATCAGCACTTTTGATGGCACAAATAGACGAAGAAGAAGCACGGGATATTTTGCAAACTATACAACGTCAAAATCAGCGGCTAACAGGTTTAGTTGTTGATTTATTAATGTTAGCGCGTATAGATAGACAAGCGAAAAAGTTACAATGTGAAATTTGCTGCCTAACTGATATTGTTAGCGATTTAATTGAGGAGTTTACAGCAATGGCAACTACTGCAGAGGTAAAGCTGAAATCTTCAATACAAGTGCATGAACCTTTGAATATTATAGGTAATTCTGACCAGCTTTATCGCTTATTTTCTAATTTAATTGTCAATGCGATTCAATACACACAGAAAGGAGGTGAGGTGACAGTTTTTTTAGATCGCAATGACTATAATGCTGTAATTAAAGTTCAAGATACAGGGATTGGTATCGCGAAACATGAACTGACACGAATTTTTGATCGCTTTTATCGGGTGAGTAACGATCGCTCTCGTAATACTGGCGGTTCTGGATTAGGATTAGCGATCGCTCAAGCTATTGTTCAAGCACATCAAGGTAGATTAAATGTACAAAGCGAATTGGGTAAAGGCAGCACTTTTACAGTGCAATTACCTCTGGATGTTACCCATTTAAAGAGCGATCGCTCTTTAAAGTGGAGTTCGCCTAGAAAAAGTTGA
- a CDS encoding DUF2808 domain-containing protein, with protein sequence MKRSFIYAVILTLSSTAIIAPSYASDRTDDGKVPHIDGNVQFPPTRWGIFRHTFRLHVPQNSKAVTQLLIKVPDNVTVSNDVRDIDVVDENEHQINTNVSVNGKTILLAFPEPVVAKTKFEINLNKIKRRNIGKGSVYSFSAQEVDIDAVIPIGMASFRLY encoded by the coding sequence ATGAAGAGGTCATTTATTTACGCTGTTATATTGACTCTGAGTAGTACAGCTATTATTGCTCCTAGCTATGCAAGTGATAGAACAGATGATGGTAAGGTTCCCCATATTGATGGAAATGTACAATTCCCTCCCACACGCTGGGGAATTTTTAGACATACGTTCCGGTTGCACGTTCCCCAAAATAGCAAAGCTGTTACCCAACTACTGATCAAAGTTCCAGATAATGTAACTGTGAGTAATGACGTTAGGGATATTGATGTTGTGGATGAAAATGAACATCAGATTAACACTAATGTATCTGTCAACGGTAAAACAATACTACTAGCTTTCCCCGAACCAGTTGTTGCTAAAACTAAGTTTGAGATTAACCTTAACAAAATAAAAAGAAGAAATATTGGTAAAGGTTCCGTCTACAGTTTCTCGGCTCAAGAAGTTGACATTGATGCAGTCATTCCCATAGGTATGGCTTCGTTTCGTCTCTACTAA
- a CDS encoding efflux RND transporter periplasmic adaptor subunit, giving the protein MSNSLRSQTPTVSGIFLSLLLLASPTVVMAHGGHGNEFAAGNEATSTNNSIQVDADTVKRLGIKVEPVQRQRLAIGIKTTGQIETLPSQKVEVTTPIQGAKVVELLAEPGASVTKGQPLAVVTSPDLVTLRVESQDKLAQGQADLHYSEADLKLAQQNYQKYQQIAESEIAQAQSQVDFAQEKYNKDKQLADAGALPRRNALESKTQLAQAKAELTKAKSRRDVIGAENQLKRAQASVQLAKSNINRSNTSYQTRLAQLGNLPNSKGLVTVSAPISGKVADREVSIGQTFNDAGGKLMTIVNDSRLFATANIYEKDLSKVRISQRISLKVASVSDRTFSGRISRIGTVVEGETRVVPVQAEVNNSSGQLKPGMFAELEVLTDQTSAVNLAIPASAVVDANGKKVVYLQNGNAYQTVEVTLGQTSGDRVEVNSGLFEGDMIVTQRAPQLYAQSLRGSTQIKVSEHTKALSPTTEVKTSSLPLPLWLLGACGGAGIAAVGFMVGRRSKTQLVPVGAELHSDDNHRAPHEESKVIIISKNTQQ; this is encoded by the coding sequence ATGTCTAATTCTCTGCGTTCCCAAACACCTACTGTTTCTGGCATATTCCTGAGCCTGCTGTTATTAGCCAGTCCCACAGTTGTTATGGCTCATGGCGGACATGGAAATGAATTTGCAGCAGGGAATGAAGCCACTTCAACTAATAATTCTATTCAGGTTGATGCCGACACAGTCAAACGTTTAGGGATTAAAGTCGAGCCTGTTCAACGTCAAAGGTTAGCTATTGGCATAAAAACTACTGGACAAATAGAGACTCTTCCCAGCCAAAAAGTAGAAGTGACTACCCCAATTCAAGGGGCAAAAGTGGTTGAATTATTGGCAGAACCCGGTGCATCAGTAACAAAAGGTCAACCCCTTGCTGTTGTTACTAGTCCAGATTTAGTAACCTTGCGCGTGGAATCTCAGGACAAATTAGCACAAGGTCAAGCTGATTTACACTACAGCGAAGCAGACTTAAAACTAGCTCAACAAAATTATCAAAAATATCAACAAATAGCCGAATCTGAAATTGCCCAAGCACAGAGTCAAGTTGACTTTGCTCAAGAAAAGTACAACAAAGACAAACAGTTAGCTGATGCTGGGGCTTTACCCCGTCGCAATGCTTTAGAATCTAAAACCCAGTTAGCGCAGGCAAAAGCCGAACTTACTAAAGCTAAGAGCCGCCGGGATGTTATCGGGGCAGAAAATCAACTCAAACGCGCTCAAGCATCAGTTCAGTTAGCAAAATCAAATATTAATCGCAGTAATACTAGTTATCAAACTCGACTTGCTCAACTAGGAAATCTTCCAAACTCCAAGGGACTAGTGACAGTAAGCGCTCCCATCTCTGGTAAGGTTGCTGATAGAGAAGTGAGTATTGGTCAAACTTTTAATGATGCAGGTGGCAAATTAATGACGATTGTCAATGATAGTCGGCTTTTTGCTACAGCTAACATTTATGAAAAAGATTTAAGCAAAGTAAGAATTAGTCAGAGAATTAGTTTAAAAGTTGCGAGTGTGAGCGATCGCACTTTTTCTGGCAGAATTTCCCGAATTGGAACAGTGGTAGAAGGAGAAACAAGAGTTGTACCAGTACAAGCGGAAGTAAATAATTCCAGCGGACAACTCAAACCAGGAATGTTCGCGGAGCTAGAAGTCTTAACAGACCAAACATCAGCAGTTAATTTAGCTATTCCCGCCTCAGCAGTAGTTGACGCGAATGGTAAAAAAGTTGTGTATCTGCAAAATGGTAATGCTTATCAAACAGTTGAAGTTACATTAGGTCAGACTTCTGGAGATAGGGTTGAGGTCAACAGTGGCTTATTCGAGGGAGATATGATTGTCACTCAACGCGCACCACAACTCTACGCTCAATCTCTCCGAGGTAGTACTCAGATAAAAGTCTCGGAACACACAAAAGCTTTATCGCCAACAACGGAGGTTAAAACGTCTAGCTTACCGCTACCGTTGTGGTTGCTAGGAGCATGTGGAGGCGCTGGGATAGCTGCTGTAGGTTTCATGGTAGGTCGTCGCAGCAAGACTCAACTAGTTCCAGTAGGGGCAGAACTTCACTCAGATGACAACCACCGTGCGCCTCATGAAGAATCAAAAGTCATCATCATTAGTAAAAATACCCAACAATAA
- a CDS encoding DUF305 domain-containing protein, producing the protein MKNKNLIYGLIGLLSSSAIGGLLIINSTQAQTPNPGHNTHHPSPEITPSPQRGMMNQVDQHFMEMMVPHHRQALEMAELALSRAQHPEIKNLAVVIKKDQNREIQQMQTWYKAWYGKEVPVTAMTHQEMMARHQGMSQQMNPEMMKMPMNQNMRGMNVNLETLKNAPDFDKEFIRQMIPHHRMAVEMSKMAAKKTHKPKIRNLAQSIIKTQTAEINQMQQWYQAWYQSKPEEN; encoded by the coding sequence ATGAAGAACAAAAATTTGATTTATGGTCTTATCGGGTTGTTGAGTAGTAGTGCTATTGGAGGATTATTAATCATAAATAGCACACAAGCCCAAACTCCCAATCCAGGACATAATACTCATCATCCATCCCCGGAAATTACTCCTTCTCCCCAAAGAGGGATGATGAATCAGGTAGATCAGCATTTCATGGAAATGATGGTTCCTCACCATCGGCAAGCATTAGAAATGGCTGAACTCGCATTAAGTCGCGCTCAACATCCAGAAATTAAGAACCTAGCGGTTGTGATAAAAAAAGACCAAAACCGCGAAATTCAGCAAATGCAAACTTGGTATAAGGCATGGTATGGCAAAGAAGTACCTGTAACAGCCATGACTCATCAAGAAATGATGGCAAGACATCAGGGCATGAGTCAGCAGATGAACCCAGAGATGATGAAAATGCCGATGAACCAGAACATGAGAGGTATGAATGTAAATTTAGAAACATTGAAAAATGCACCAGATTTTGACAAAGAATTTATCCGTCAAATGATTCCTCACCATCGCATGGCTGTGGAGATGTCAAAGATGGCTGCTAAAAAAACACACAAACCAAAAATTCGTAATTTAGCTCAGTCCATCATTAAAACTCAAACGGCTGAAATTAACCAGATGCAGCAATGGTATCAGGCTTGGTATCAGTCAAAGCCAGAAGAAAATTGA
- the rppA gene encoding two-component system response regulator RppA, with the protein MRVLLVEDEPDLGTAIKRTLNQQKYLVDWVMDGTEAWTYLENGSAQYTVAIFDWMLPGINGLELCKRLRSQVNPLPILMLTARDSMEDKVTGLDAGADDYLVKPFGMVELLARLRALQRRSPHFQPQQLTLGNLTLDYGNSTVVRQNTIGEQQSIPLTNKEFQLLEYFMKHPKQIVTTEQIRNQIWEVNAESSSNVVAAQIRLLRRKLTNSDCPNLIETLHGMGYRLNFTNESK; encoded by the coding sequence ATGAGGGTGCTGCTCGTCGAAGATGAACCAGATTTAGGGACTGCTATTAAGCGTACTTTAAATCAACAAAAGTACTTAGTTGATTGGGTAATGGATGGTACTGAAGCATGGACTTACTTAGAAAATGGCTCGGCACAATATACAGTAGCGATTTTTGACTGGATGCTTCCAGGGATTAATGGCTTAGAACTGTGTAAAAGGCTGCGTTCTCAAGTCAATCCTCTCCCTATCTTGATGCTAACAGCTAGAGATAGCATGGAAGATAAAGTTACTGGCTTAGATGCGGGTGCAGATGACTATTTAGTTAAGCCCTTTGGAATGGTGGAATTGTTAGCACGGTTGCGGGCTTTGCAGCGTCGCTCTCCACATTTCCAACCTCAACAATTGACTCTTGGTAATTTGACTCTAGATTATGGCAACAGTACAGTTGTCAGGCAAAATACTATAGGCGAACAGCAAAGCATTCCTTTAACTAATAAAGAGTTTCAACTATTGGAATATTTTATGAAGCACCCCAAGCAAATTGTCACGACTGAACAAATTCGCAATCAAATTTGGGAAGTAAATGCGGAATCTAGTAGTAATGTAGTGGCGGCGCAAATACGTTTATTACGTCGTAAACTCACCAATAGCGACTGTCCTAACTTGATTGAAACTTTGCACGGTATGGGATATCGTCTTAATTTCACTAATGAATCAAAATAA
- a CDS encoding efflux RND transporter permease subunit: MLSAIIKWAIARRWLVILGTIILTIWICRTIIQMPLDVFPSFAPPQVEIQTEAPGLAPEELESLVTLPIESAINGTPGVTAVRSSSAAGISVVKVIFNWDTDIYQARQLVTERLQQSFSKLPSGVETPQISPTSSPIGTVLQYAFTSENTSLMEVRRIVDWQVTNCLLAVPGVSQVVAYGGDVRQYQVLVDPAKLRAFNVTLEDVEQATSAANVNAPGGYLITPDTEKLIRGIGRIESIEELQQSVIIARNGTPVKISDVADVQIGAAIKRGDGSFNGQKAIVVMINKQPQADTPTVTRAIEAAMSEIQAGLPKDIKVTPTFRQENYIDSSIENIREALIEGSIIVALILIPFLMNWRNLAICLTALPLSLLLGVLLLNWLGQGLNTMTLGGLAVAIGSAVDDAIVDAENVYRNLRENKYSPNPRPVLDVVFDGCQEVRDSVFGATIITIIVFSPIFALAGVEGSIFVPMGLGYMAAVIASSITALTVTPALCAILLPYGRLPETEPWIARFFKRLYYPLLTFSLKHSEIVIGTAAASLIAATIIVPSFGRIFLPEFQEQTLVNTLTLYPGVSLEATNAAGETLQHALKGDSRFPYVQLRSGRAPGDGDAAGVNLGHLDIELSDAGMKDRKGTIEKLREEFAKLPGVAPNIGGFISHRMDEVLSGVRSAIAVKIFGPDLEQLRTIGQQVDDVMKTVNGIVDLQLEPQIPIEQIQIKFNRPAASRYGLTIGKLSEIIETALNGRIVSQVLEKQQTFDLAVWLKPDARQNLDMIRNLLVDTPNGQKIPLAQVATIENGTGPNTINRENVSRLIVVSANANGRDLRSIVNEIRDKVNQQVHPPSGYYIQYAGQFEAEERATQNILISSAIAFVAITVIMYLSVKSIPSTAMIMINLPLALVGGVFSVALSGGIISIASLVGFITLFGVATRNGLLLVDNYNTKFAIGIPLKEVLIKGSMERLNAILMTAFTSALGLAPLVVESGPGKEILHPLSIVVLGGLFTSTALTLMVLPALYAKFAKFLLPNITMSVVEDGKVPKAVFEQ; the protein is encoded by the coding sequence ATGCTCAGTGCTATCATCAAATGGGCGATCGCTCGCCGTTGGTTAGTCATCCTGGGTACAATTATCCTGACAATTTGGATATGTCGGACGATTATCCAAATGCCCTTGGATGTTTTTCCTAGCTTTGCACCACCCCAAGTTGAAATTCAAACTGAAGCACCAGGACTCGCCCCCGAAGAATTAGAATCCCTGGTAACTTTACCAATTGAAAGTGCTATTAACGGTACTCCTGGAGTAACGGCAGTACGCTCATCTTCAGCAGCAGGAATTTCTGTCGTCAAAGTCATTTTTAACTGGGATACTGATATTTATCAAGCTCGCCAGCTAGTAACAGAGCGATTACAACAGAGCTTTAGTAAGCTGCCGTCAGGGGTAGAAACTCCGCAAATTTCCCCTACGAGTTCTCCCATTGGCACTGTATTACAATATGCTTTTACATCAGAAAATACTTCTTTAATGGAAGTGCGGCGAATTGTTGATTGGCAAGTGACAAACTGCCTTTTAGCTGTGCCTGGTGTTAGTCAAGTAGTTGCGTATGGTGGCGATGTCCGCCAATATCAAGTATTAGTTGATCCAGCGAAACTAAGAGCCTTTAATGTCACTTTAGAAGATGTAGAACAAGCAACATCTGCTGCCAATGTGAATGCTCCTGGTGGGTATTTAATCACTCCTGATACAGAAAAGTTGATTCGGGGGATTGGACGGATTGAATCTATCGAAGAATTACAGCAATCAGTAATTATTGCCCGTAATGGTACGCCTGTCAAAATCTCTGACGTTGCTGACGTGCAAATTGGTGCAGCTATTAAACGGGGTGATGGTAGTTTTAACGGTCAAAAGGCAATTGTTGTGATGATTAATAAACAGCCCCAAGCCGATACTCCTACTGTTACCCGTGCTATTGAAGCAGCGATGTCAGAGATTCAAGCAGGCTTACCCAAAGATATTAAAGTCACACCTACTTTTCGTCAAGAAAACTATATCGATTCTTCTATTGAAAATATTCGAGAGGCTTTAATTGAAGGCAGCATTATTGTTGCTTTAATTCTAATTCCCTTTTTAATGAATTGGCGAAATCTGGCTATTTGTTTAACTGCCCTACCTTTATCTTTATTATTAGGAGTACTACTACTAAATTGGTTGGGACAAGGTTTAAATACTATGACCTTGGGAGGGTTAGCAGTCGCAATTGGTTCAGCAGTTGATGATGCAATTGTCGATGCCGAAAATGTCTACCGTAACCTGCGAGAAAATAAATATTCACCCAACCCGCGTCCAGTTTTAGATGTTGTGTTTGATGGTTGTCAAGAGGTACGGGATTCAGTATTTGGAGCTACCATTATTACCATAATTGTGTTCTCGCCAATTTTTGCTTTAGCTGGTGTCGAAGGCAGCATTTTTGTCCCAATGGGATTAGGCTATATGGCAGCAGTTATCGCCTCTAGTATCACGGCATTGACGGTGACTCCGGCTTTATGTGCAATTTTACTGCCTTATGGTCGTTTGCCAGAAACAGAACCTTGGATTGCGAGATTTTTTAAGCGACTTTACTATCCTCTATTAACATTTTCTTTGAAGCATTCTGAAATTGTTATAGGTACTGCTGCTGCTAGTTTGATAGCTGCAACTATAATTGTCCCCTCCTTTGGCAGAATATTTTTACCAGAGTTTCAAGAGCAAACTCTGGTGAATACCCTAACTCTTTATCCGGGGGTTTCTCTAGAAGCTACTAATGCAGCTGGTGAAACACTACAGCACGCACTCAAGGGAGACTCTAGATTTCCATACGTGCAATTGCGTTCTGGACGTGCGCCGGGAGATGGGGATGCAGCAGGTGTGAATTTGGGACACTTGGATATCGAGTTAAGCGACGCAGGGATGAAAGACAGGAAAGGGACGATTGAGAAGTTACGGGAGGAATTTGCTAAGTTACCGGGGGTAGCGCCAAATATTGGCGGTTTTATCTCACATCGCATGGATGAGGTGTTATCTGGAGTGAGGAGTGCGATCGCAGTCAAAATTTTCGGACCCGACTTAGAACAACTCCGCACCATTGGACAGCAAGTTGATGATGTTATGAAAACCGTTAATGGGATTGTAGATTTACAACTAGAACCCCAAATACCCATTGAACAAATACAAATTAAGTTCAACCGACCTGCTGCTTCACGGTATGGTTTAACAATAGGCAAACTTTCTGAAATTATTGAAACTGCTCTGAATGGACGAATAGTGTCTCAAGTTTTAGAGAAACAACAAACTTTCGATTTAGCTGTGTGGTTAAAGCCAGACGCACGGCAGAATTTGGATATGATTCGCAATTTGTTAGTTGATACTCCTAATGGACAAAAAATTCCTCTAGCACAGGTGGCCACAATTGAAAATGGTACTGGGCCTAATACTATCAATAGAGAAAATGTATCCCGCTTGATTGTTGTATCCGCTAACGCTAATGGTAGAGATTTGCGTTCCATTGTTAATGAAATTAGAGACAAAGTTAATCAACAGGTACATCCACCCTCTGGTTACTATATCCAGTATGCAGGACAATTTGAGGCAGAAGAAAGAGCAACTCAGAATATCTTAATTTCGAGTGCGATCGCCTTTGTTGCAATTACAGTCATCATGTATCTTTCCGTCAAATCTATCCCTTCTACCGCCATGATTATGATTAACTTGCCTTTGGCGTTGGTGGGGGGAGTATTTTCAGTAGCTTTGTCTGGAGGAATAATTTCCATTGCCTCTTTGGTTGGCTTTATCACTCTATTTGGAGTTGCTACCCGCAATGGTTTGTTACTTGTGGATAATTACAACACCAAATTTGCGATCGGTATACCACTTAAAGAAGTTCTGATTAAAGGGTCAATGGAACGTCTGAATGCCATTTTAATGACAGCTTTTACCTCTGCTTTAGGATTAGCACCTCTAGTAGTTGAGAGTGGTCCCGGAAAAGAAATTTTACACCCACTTTCAATAGTAGTTTTAGGTGGATTATTTACTTCTACGGCATTAACTTTAATGGTATTACCAGCTTTATATGCTAAGTTTGCTAAGTTCTTGCTGCCTAATATTACTATGTCAGTTGTAGAGGATGGAAAAGTACCAAAAGCAGTTTTTGAGCAATGA